DNA sequence from the Chitinispirillales bacterium ANBcel5 genome:
TTGGGGTGTGAACCATAGAGCAGCTCATAACAGATTACTCCAAAAGAGTAGATGTCGGTACGTTTGTCTATGGTTTTAGGGTTAAAAAACTGCTCTGGTGATAAGTAAAATTGTGACCCGATAATAACAGCATCGTATTTATCGGTGTAGGATTTTATCCATCTTACTGTGCCAAAATCCCCGATCCGTACATCAATATCACACTGGTTCTCTCCACTGCAGTGGTTGCAGAGCTCTTTTGGGGATTTGGTTCTTGGAAAGAGAATGTTTTCCGGTTTGATGTCACGGTGAAAAATGCCTTCGGTGTGCACATTGCTGATTTTTTCTGCTATTTTGCTCATTATACGACAGCGACACAGGGGGGATTTGCCGTAGTGCTGTTCTTTACTCTCATTTATGTAGTCTCTTAAAGTCATCCCCATTCTTTCCATAAGGATGAAACGAAACTGATTGTTACTGTCAAATTCCCCATGATCATAAACCGGCACCACACTGTTTGCCACATTTTCCGAAACACTTTTGGAAAGATCCCACTGAACATAGGATTCGTTTTTAAAGCGTTGTTTTACCTCTTTTACCCGCATCTGCTCCTGATCGTACTTGAACTGTTTGCCTTTGCGGATTCTAAGCAGATCTTCCCGTAAAATCTTTATGGCAAAATCCTTTACTCCGTTATACTCTGAAGTGGCACTATACACATCAGCAAATCCTCCCGTTCCGATATGCTCTTCGATAACTATTGGGGGTTTGTGATGTTTAAAAACTTTTCTGAGTATCTTTTGCTGTTTCTTTAGCGGGCGGCGATCGGAGGGTAAAA
Encoded proteins:
- a CDS encoding serine/threonine-protein kinase yields the protein MFLKSIKESYQPIDYLVSKIGDAIPFKFRMEFEILPSDRRPLKKQQKILRKVFKHHKPPIVIEEHIGTGGFADVYSATSEYNGVKDFAIKILREDLLRIRKGKQFKYDQEQMRVKEVKQRFKNESYVQWDLSKSVSENVANSVVPVYDHGEFDSNNQFRFILMERMGMTLRDYINESKEQHYGKSPLCRCRIMSKIAEKISNVHTEGIFHRDIKPENILFPRTKSPKELCNHCSGENQCDIDVRIGDFGTVRWIKSYTDKYDAVIIGSQFYLSPEQFFNPKTIDKRTDIYSFGVICYELLYGSHPKDISDTTSNLLEKLACQEITPRTPPTGFEQLHQIILKCMNDRWSRYQTMEEALNDLNKFISDKDKEKVTTT